In the genome of Marinomonas algicola, the window AGAGAAATAACCCGATCACTTTCGTTAAAAAGAATCATTTCATCACGATCAATATTAATATTAACTAACTGACCATCTTTAATATCACTGCGTGCAGGTACTTTCACAATAATTGTCTGATTACTGCTAAGCTGAATGTGTGCGTAGGCTTCAGAACCTAAGTGTTCAATCAGTTCAATGCGCCCATTAAGATCGCCTTTTTCCTCTGACAAACTCATGTGTTCAGGGCGAATACCAAGAACAATTGAACTGGGTATAGGGCCACTGATGCGAGCCGTTGGGAAGCGAATTTCACCATCACCTAATTGGAAAACCAACTCATTTTCTTGACGAATCATGTTTTCAGTTGGCAACAAATTCATTTTAGGCGTACCAATAAATTCAGCCACAAAACGGCTGTTTGGCTGACGGTATAGCTCTAATGGTGTCCCCACTTGCTCAATCGATCCGGCATTAAGAATAACCACTCGGTCTGCCAACGTCATCGCCTCAACCTGATCATGAGTAACATAAATCATTGTAGTACCAAGCTTTTTGTGTAATCTAGCCAGTTCTAAACGCATCTGTACACGTAATGCCGCATCTAAATTTGATAACGGTTCATCAAAAAGAAAGACTTTAGGTTGGCGAACAATCGCACGGCCAATGGCAACCCTTTGACGCTGACCACCAGAAAGCTCTTTTGGCTTACGCTCCAGTAAAGGATCAAGTTGCAATGAAGCGGATACAGATCGAACTTTTTCTTTAACTTCTTCATCCGGTACTTTCGCTAATCGCAAAGCAAAAGAAAGATTATCCGCCACAGTCATATGTGGATAAAGAGCGTAAGACTGGAAAACCATTGCCAAGTCTCGTTTTGACGAAGCAAGCTCTGTAATATCTCGACCATCAAGATTGATCGAACCACTGGAACTGGATTCTAAGCCGGCAATGGTTCTTAGTAAGGTTGACTTGCCACAACCAGATGGACCAACAAAGACAACAAACTCACCTTCTTTTATTGATAAATTAATGCCGCGTAACGCATGGTAACTGTCATAGTATTTTTGTAGTTCAGTAATGGCTAAATAAGACATGATGTAAATTCCTAATTATTATTTTACGGCGCCAAAAGTAAGGCCTTGGACAAGTTGTTTCTGACAGAACCAACCAAATATAACGATAGGTGCACAAGCTAACGTTGATGCAGCGGATAACTTGGCCCAGAATAACCCTTCAGGACTTGAGTAAGAGGCAATCATAGCGGTCAAAGGTGCCGCTTCGGAGGCCGTCAAATTAAGTGACCAAAAGGCTTCATTCCAACAAAGGACAATAGACAATAAACCAGTAGATGAAATACCACCGATAGACAATGGCAGCACTACTTTCATCATTTCATCCCATGGGGTAGCACCGTCCATTCGTGCGGCTTCTAAGATTTCCTTTGGCAAATCTTTAAAGTAAGAGAACAACATCCAAATGATGATAGGCAGATTCATAAGAGTGAAAATAATCACCAGCCCGATTCGAGAATCCAAAAGCCCATTGTCTCTAAACAAAATATAGATAGGGACAAGCACACCTACAGCTGGCAACATTTTGGTTGATA includes:
- a CDS encoding ABC transporter ATP-binding protein; its protein translation is MSYLAITELQKYYDSYHALRGINLSIKEGEFVVFVGPSGCGKSTLLRTIAGLESSSSGSINLDGRDITELASSKRDLAMVFQSYALYPHMTVADNLSFALRLAKVPDEEVKEKVRSVSASLQLDPLLERKPKELSGGQRQRVAIGRAIVRQPKVFLFDEPLSNLDAALRVQMRLELARLHKKLGTTMIYVTHDQVEAMTLADRVVILNAGSIEQVGTPLELYRQPNSRFVAEFIGTPKMNLLPTENMIRQENELVFQLGDGEIRFPTARISGPIPSSIVLGIRPEHMSLSEEKGDLNGRIELIEHLGSEAYAHIQLSSNQTIIVKVPARSDIKDGQLVNINIDRDEMILFNESDRVISLLAEEVEDV
- a CDS encoding carbohydrate ABC transporter permease, with product MTLNQQRKFKTLIIGFFSWLVACLLFFPIFWMFITSFKTELQAISIPPTLFFEPTLDNFSIVQERSDYLKHAMNSVVTSFGATIIALIIGVPAAYSMAFSPTKRTKDILLWMLSTKMLPAVGVLVPIYILFRDNGLLDSRIGLVIIFTLMNLPIIIWMLFSYFKDLPKEILEAARMDGATPWDEMMKVVLPLSIGGISSTGLLSIVLCWNEAFWSLNLTASEAAPLTAMIASYSSPEGLFWAKLSAASTLACAPIVIFGWFCQKQLVQGLTFGAVK